The following are encoded in a window of Helicobacter sp. 'house sparrow 1' genomic DNA:
- a CDS encoding outer membrane beta-barrel protein, translating to MKKKILSLALASLSLASIAQARFFVGIEGGYTVTSFNATSMKANRSGAYATAFGPSLLTDAFKDSYGYSAALTLGTEHFFGNYFGVRSAIFGGYTYANKKIGNTKIGSDFIDAGLNLDLIVNAFNNGQTSFGIFGGVEAGYHYWLNKNSAYKSVASNNLMDFSGRVGISMLLGGHNRLELLAKIPFASVGFGSSLGGTTVPLNVTVGVGYKVVF from the coding sequence ATGAAAAAGAAAATATTATCACTAGCATTAGCTAGTTTAAGCTTAGCAAGTATTGCTCAAGCGAGATTCTTTGTGGGTATTGAGGGAGGTTATACTGTAACATCTTTTAATGCGACAAGTATGAAGGCAAATCGCTCGGGTGCATATGCAACAGCTTTTGGTCCAAGTTTATTGACTGATGCTTTCAAGGATTCTTATGGCTATAGTGCGGCATTAACATTAGGAACAGAACACTTTTTTGGAAACTATTTTGGTGTAAGATCTGCAATTTTTGGAGGTTACACATACGCGAATAAAAAAATTGGCAATACAAAAATTGGCAGTGATTTTATCGATGCTGGATTAAATCTTGATTTGATCGTAAATGCCTTTAATAATGGTCAAACAAGCTTTGGTATATTTGGAGGAGTTGAGGCAGGTTATCACTATTGGCTTAACAAAAATTCTGCGTATAAATCAGTGGCTAGCAACAATTTGATGGACTTTTCTGGAAGAGTTGGTATTAGTATGTTACTAGGAGGTCACAATAGGCTTGAATTACTTGCTAAAATACCTTTTGCTTCTGTAGGTTTTGGAAGCTCTCTTGGTGGAACAACCGTTCCTCTTAATGTAACTGTAGGAGTAGGTTACAAAGTAGTATTCTAA
- a CDS encoding DegT/DnrJ/EryC1/StrS family aminotransferase, producing the protein MKVDFLDLKAINSPYFETYLKIVEETLHTSSFIGGSYCDLFESNFAKYLNAKGCVGVGNGTDALEIAIKSLNLPKGSQIIVPANTFKASCEAILNMGYKAVIVDCDNNYNINIGSLLQAITPFTSAIMIVHLYGRICDVARIVEIARDHNLFLIEDCSQAHGAKIKLDNEILFAGTIGDIGTFSFYPSKNLGAIGDGGCIVSNNETLLSRARSIANHGSQTHEKLSFVGRNSRLDNIQAAFLNLKLQDLDKQNAHRRYIATLYQKYLSKLDSLVLPEIPFYDYQCVWHLYVIRLQKQLEEKRQDLIEFLMQNGIETRIHYPQNLGRMKEIKFHIHTIVRSTLNATNWDKTILSLPMGEHIQEEHVAFIAKKIEEFCNKNT; encoded by the coding sequence ATGAAAGTTGATTTTTTAGATCTTAAGGCAATCAATTCTCCCTACTTTGAAACTTATCTAAAAATTGTAGAGGAAACACTCCATACAAGTAGTTTCATAGGTGGATCTTATTGTGATTTATTTGAATCTAATTTTGCTAAATATCTTAATGCTAAGGGCTGTGTTGGGGTAGGCAATGGAACAGATGCTCTTGAAATTGCAATAAAATCCTTAAACCTCCCAAAGGGTAGCCAAATTATTGTTCCTGCTAATACTTTTAAAGCATCTTGTGAGGCTATTTTAAATATGGGATATAAAGCAGTGATTGTGGATTGTGATAACAATTACAATATCAATATAGGCTCTCTTTTACAAGCAATCACTCCTTTCACTTCAGCTATTATGATAGTCCATTTATATGGTCGTATTTGTGATGTTGCAAGGATTGTAGAAATTGCAAGAGATCACAATCTCTTTTTAATTGAAGATTGCTCACAAGCACACGGAGCAAAAATAAAATTAGATAATGAGATCTTATTTGCTGGAACCATTGGAGATATTGGAACTTTTAGTTTTTATCCAAGTAAAAATTTGGGAGCTATTGGGGATGGGGGTTGTATTGTTAGTAATAATGAAACTCTTTTATCTCGTGCTAGGAGTATTGCAAACCACGGCAGTCAAACTCACGAAAAACTTTCTTTTGTTGGTAGAAACTCAAGATTAGACAACATTCAAGCAGCATTTTTAAATCTCAAGCTACAAGACTTAGATAAGCAAAATGCCCATCGAAGGTATATTGCAACACTCTATCAAAAATATCTCTCAAAGCTAGATTCTTTAGTACTACCTGAAATTCCATTCTATGACTACCAATGTGTGTGGCACCTTTATGTTATTAGACTCCAAAAACAACTGGAGGAAAAAAGGCAGGACTTGATAGAATTTTTAATGCAAAATGGCATAGAAACCCGCATTCATTACCCACAAAATCTTGGAAGAATGAAAGAAATCAAATTTCATATTCACACGATAGTGCGCTCCACACTCAATGCAACAAACTGGGATAAAACAATTCTATCTCTTCCTATGGGGGAACATATCCAAGAAGAACATGTAGCCTTTATTGCAAAAAAGATTGAAGAGTTTTGCAATAAAAACACTTAG
- the ileS gene encoding isoleucine--tRNA ligase: MDYKETLSLPTTGFAMRGNLPSLEPIRYAKWKQDRVYEQMLENTKNAPKDFIIHDGPPYANGNLHIGHALNKILKDIIIKYHYFKGESIRYTPGWDCHGLPIEQQVEKALGREKKEQLSVVKIRELCRNHADKFVNIQSQEFQQLGVVGDFKNPYKTMDFKFESEIFHTLCQVAKTGLLVQRNKPVYWSWACQTALADAEVEYKDKQSDSIFVAFKLSNQALEKLQINDASLVIWTTTPWTLPANVAIALRPNSIYVLTKKGFIVAKALHQKLVENGVVDETIIKELDAKDLENLETINPLNQRTSLIILGDHVSMEDGTGAVHTAPGHGEEDYHISLKYNLEVLMPVDDKGCYSEQIIHKNLLPKEFLGKHIFKAQKDILVLLKDSLLKHVVITHSYPHCWRSHEPVIYRATTQWFILMDKPFKDNKTLRQLALEAVDNTTFYPKTGKNRIRSMIENRPDWCISRQRDWGVPIAFFQEKSTGEHIFDDEIFDYLKSCFEKEGCDIWWSKDIKELLPESWKHRAKDLEKGMHILDVWFESGSTWQAVLKTNKNNPSYDAGKYPADMYLEGSDQHRGWFQSSLLLSCILNGRAPFESVLTHGFTVDEKGEKMSKSKGNIVAPETILKNQGSEILRLWVAMNDYHSDLRISTNIITQVGEQYKKIRNTLRFLLANINDLKELCNNNDFSPIDIWILKTTQEVFSQVEDYFNQYDFVKGLQTLMHYISNELSGIYLDLCKDGLYCNKPSSTESQASKTTMFIILKNLCHLLAPILTYTIDEVIEFAPNLLKENLRNVFDLKKFDLKFLDSINLVEDFEELCELRSKFGEIIDNLKKEKVIKSGLEITVYSPDLECNFLDKWLIVSETISQKPNEVLCQFEVNNKEYFLARATKDKCPRCWRYLVESGELLCQRCESALRA; this comes from the coding sequence ATGGATTATAAAGAGACTTTATCCTTACCTACAACAGGTTTTGCAATGAGAGGTAATTTACCGAGTTTGGAACCTATACGCTATGCAAAATGGAAGCAAGACAGGGTTTATGAGCAAATGCTAGAGAATACCAAAAATGCTCCAAAAGACTTTATTATACACGATGGCCCTCCTTATGCAAATGGAAATTTACATATTGGACACGCACTAAATAAGATTTTAAAAGATATCATCATTAAATATCACTACTTTAAAGGTGAAAGTATTCGATACACACCTGGTTGGGATTGCCATGGACTACCTATTGAACAACAAGTAGAAAAAGCTCTTGGTAGAGAAAAAAAAGAGCAGTTAAGTGTGGTAAAAATTAGAGAATTATGCAGAAATCACGCTGATAAGTTTGTAAATATCCAAAGTCAAGAATTTCAGCAACTTGGAGTAGTTGGGGATTTTAAAAATCCCTACAAAACAATGGATTTTAAATTTGAGAGTGAAATTTTTCATACACTTTGTCAAGTTGCAAAAACTGGATTATTAGTGCAAAGAAACAAGCCTGTGTATTGGAGTTGGGCTTGTCAAACTGCTTTGGCAGATGCTGAAGTAGAATATAAAGACAAACAATCAGATTCTATTTTTGTTGCCTTTAAACTTTCAAATCAAGCATTAGAGAAGCTCCAAATCAATGATGCTTCTTTGGTGATTTGGACTACTACACCTTGGACTCTTCCTGCAAATGTTGCTATTGCACTAAGACCAAACTCTATTTATGTTCTGACAAAAAAGGGTTTTATTGTGGCAAAGGCTCTGCATCAGAAGCTTGTGGAAAATGGTGTTGTGGATGAAACCATTATCAAAGAACTTGATGCAAAGGATTTAGAAAACCTAGAAACAATCAATCCTCTCAATCAAAGGACCTCTCTGATTATTTTAGGCGATCATGTTAGTATGGAAGATGGGACAGGAGCTGTTCATACTGCCCCAGGTCATGGAGAAGAGGATTATCATATCAGTCTTAAATACAACCTAGAAGTTTTGATGCCAGTAGATGATAAGGGTTGTTATAGTGAACAAATCATTCACAAGAACCTACTTCCAAAAGAATTTTTGGGAAAACATATCTTTAAGGCACAAAAGGATATTCTTGTTCTACTTAAAGATTCTCTATTAAAGCATGTTGTAATCACCCACTCCTATCCACATTGCTGGAGATCGCATGAACCTGTAATCTATCGTGCAACTACCCAATGGTTTATTTTGATGGATAAGCCTTTTAAAGACAATAAAACACTTAGGCAACTTGCCCTTGAAGCTGTTGATAATACGACCTTTTATCCAAAAACTGGAAAAAATAGAATAAGGTCAATGATAGAAAATAGACCTGATTGGTGTATTTCAAGACAAAGAGACTGGGGGGTTCCTATTGCATTTTTTCAAGAAAAAAGCACAGGAGAACATATCTTTGATGATGAAATTTTTGATTACCTCAAGAGTTGTTTTGAAAAAGAAGGTTGTGATATTTGGTGGAGTAAGGATATAAAAGAACTCCTACCAGAAAGCTGGAAGCACAGGGCTAAGGATTTAGAAAAGGGTATGCATATTCTTGATGTATGGTTTGAAAGCGGTAGCACTTGGCAAGCAGTTTTAAAAACCAATAAAAATAATCCTTCTTATGATGCTGGTAAATACCCTGCGGATATGTATCTTGAGGGCAGTGATCAGCATCGGGGTTGGTTTCAAAGTTCTTTGTTGCTAAGTTGTATTTTAAATGGCAGAGCTCCTTTTGAAAGTGTTCTCACTCATGGTTTTACTGTTGATGAAAAAGGTGAGAAGATGAGTAAGAGTAAGGGCAATATTGTTGCTCCTGAAACTATATTAAAAAATCAAGGTAGTGAAATTTTGCGTCTTTGGGTAGCAATGAATGATTATCATAGCGATTTAAGAATATCTACAAATATCATCACTCAAGTTGGAGAGCAATATAAAAAAATCCGCAACACCTTAAGATTCTTGCTTGCAAATATCAATGACTTAAAAGAACTTTGCAATAACAATGATTTTAGCCCCATTGATATTTGGATTTTAAAAACCACTCAAGAAGTATTCTCGCAAGTAGAAGACTATTTCAATCAATATGATTTTGTAAAAGGACTGCAAACCTTGATGCACTACATCAGCAATGAATTAAGTGGTATTTACTTAGATCTTTGCAAAGATGGCCTGTATTGCAACAAACCTAGTAGCACAGAATCTCAAGCCTCAAAGACTACAATGTTTATTATTTTAAAAAATCTCTGCCACTTACTTGCACCAATTCTTACTTATACAATTGATGAAGTGATTGAATTTGCTCCAAATCTTTTGAAAGAAAATTTAAGAAATGTATTTGACCTAAAAAAATTTGATCTAAAATTCTTAGATTCTATCAATCTAGTAGAAGATTTTGAAGAATTATGCGAACTGCGTTCAAAATTTGGAGAAATAATTGACAATCTCAAGAAAGAAAAGGTGATCAAATCAGGTCTTGAAATCACGGTTTATAGTCCTGATTTAGAGTGTAATTTTCTGGATAAATGGTTGATTGTAAGTGAAACAATCAGTCAAAAACCTAATGAAGTGCTTTGCCAATTTGAAGTAAACAATAAGGAGTATTTTTTAGCTAGAGCAACTAAGGACAAGTGTCCAAGGTGCTGGAGATATTTAGTTGAAAGTGGCGAGTTATTATGCCAAAGATGTGAGAGTGCTCTAAGGGCTTAA
- the gap gene encoding type I glyceraldehyde-3-phosphate dehydrogenase: MKIALNGFGRLGRSITRVISMQSDMELVAINDPSSWEILSYLLEHDSTHGKFSKDVLFQDNELYIDNRKIRTSNETDPQKLDFSDADVVIESSGKFLLEAELKHHIEKGVKKVILSAPSLDCMPTFVLGINHQDYDNQPIISNASCTTNCLAPICYILDKHFKIQSGNIITIHSYTNDQNLLDSAHRNDKRRSRAAATNIIPTTTGAAKNLYKVLPNLKDKLHGHSLRVPVLDVSMLDLNLNLEKTPSLSTLNDLFLSYAQNELKGILAIDEKYGVSSDFLGNAHSSIIAKDLSFCIQNLVKIMAWYDNEWGYSNRIIELARYVTN; the protein is encoded by the coding sequence ATAAAAATTGCACTTAATGGTTTTGGAAGACTTGGTAGGAGTATTACAAGGGTTATTTCTATGCAAAGCGATATGGAGTTGGTTGCAATAAATGACCCTAGCTCTTGGGAAATCTTATCCTATCTTCTAGAACATGATAGCACTCATGGTAAATTTTCTAAAGATGTCTTATTTCAAGACAATGAGCTCTACATAGATAATAGAAAAATACGCACTTCCAACGAGACAGATCCTCAAAAACTTGATTTTAGTGATGCAGATGTTGTCATAGAATCTTCTGGTAAATTTCTTTTAGAAGCAGAATTAAAGCATCATATAGAAAAAGGGGTCAAAAAAGTAATCTTATCTGCTCCAAGTTTAGATTGTATGCCAACTTTTGTTCTTGGAATCAATCATCAAGATTATGACAACCAACCAATTATCTCAAATGCATCTTGCACCACAAACTGCCTAGCACCAATTTGCTATATTCTTGACAAACATTTTAAAATCCAATCTGGGAATATCATTACAATCCATAGTTACACTAATGATCAAAATCTATTGGATAGTGCCCATAGAAATGACAAAAGAAGATCAAGGGCTGCAGCAACCAATATTATTCCCACAACAACTGGAGCAGCAAAAAATCTCTACAAAGTCTTGCCAAATCTTAAAGATAAACTACATGGCCATAGTCTTAGGGTTCCTGTGCTTGATGTTTCAATGTTGGATTTAAACTTAAATCTAGAAAAAACCCCCTCGCTATCCACTCTAAATGATCTTTTCTTATCCTATGCACAAAATGAGTTAAAGGGAATTTTAGCCATTGATGAAAAATATGGCGTAAGTAGTGATTTTCTAGGCAACGCACATAGTAGTATTATTGCAAAGGATTTAAGCTTTTGCATCCAAAATCTTGTAAAAATTATGGCTTGGTATGATAATGAATGGGGTTATTCTAATAGAATAATTGAACTAGCTAGATATGTTACTAACTAA
- a CDS encoding asparaginase, which produces MFQISIGSIGGTISMTKNHSNEGITPTLGANDLIQALPQLPDSIKIKPSLLFSIASANISFSHLFKVYQWAKDEIKNGSNAIIITQGTDTLEESAFFLSLLWELEAPLIFTGAMKGANSIGSDGISNLYCSLLVALHSQSKGVMVVMNHTIHHPLWLQKTHSLSLETFSSFGKEIGVVLEENVEFFYLPKLMPIYSNFTLSNKKVFAYEHKLDDEEKILQWASQNYDGIVIEGYGAGHTHLKSLPIIEEIAKQIPVIMCARTHQGPSAIKTYGYDGGEIDLQSKNVIMSRWLQAKKARILLYVLLNSNLNTEDFISYRDLITQR; this is translated from the coding sequence ATGTTTCAGATTTCTATTGGCTCTATTGGTGGAACCATTTCAATGACAAAAAATCATTCCAATGAAGGAATTACTCCAACACTAGGAGCCAATGATCTTATTCAAGCACTGCCACAACTTCCAGATTCTATAAAAATCAAGCCCTCTTTACTTTTTTCGATTGCAAGTGCCAATATTAGTTTTTCACATCTATTCAAAGTCTATCAATGGGCTAAAGATGAAATAAAAAATGGATCTAATGCCATTATTATTACCCAAGGAACTGATACTCTTGAGGAAAGTGCTTTCTTTTTAAGCTTGTTGTGGGAATTGGAAGCACCTTTAATCTTTACAGGAGCAATGAAGGGAGCAAATTCCATTGGTTCAGATGGAATCTCAAATCTATATTGCTCCCTTCTAGTTGCCTTGCATTCGCAATCCAAAGGTGTAATGGTTGTTATGAATCATACAATTCACCATCCTTTATGGCTACAAAAAACCCATAGTCTATCGCTTGAAACCTTTAGTTCTTTTGGCAAGGAAATTGGGGTGGTTTTGGAAGAAAATGTAGAGTTTTTTTACCTACCTAAGCTTATGCCCATCTATTCAAACTTCACGCTCTCTAATAAAAAAGTTTTTGCTTATGAGCACAAGCTTGATGATGAGGAAAAAATATTACAATGGGCTAGTCAAAACTATGATGGAATTGTTATAGAGGGTTATGGAGCAGGCCATACGCATTTAAAATCTCTGCCCATTATAGAAGAAATTGCAAAGCAAATTCCTGTAATTATGTGTGCAAGGACACACCAAGGTCCAAGTGCTATTAAAACTTATGGTTATGATGGTGGAGAAATTGATCTTCAAAGCAAAAATGTTATTATGAGTAGATGGCTCCAAGCAAAAAAGGCAAGAATCTTACTCTATGTCTTGCTAAATTCCAATCTAAATACAGAGGATTTTATTTCTTATCGTGATCTAATCACACAAAGATAA
- the uvrA gene encoding excinuclease ABC subunit UvrA, with protein MAMFDTIRIFGAKENNLKDINLEIPKNKLVVFTGLSGSGKSTLAFDTLYAEGQRRYIESLSSYARQFLDKVGKPNVDKIEGLTPAIAIDQKTTSKNPRSTVGTITEIYDYLRLLYARVGIQHCHLCGKPISQMSQTDIINEVLKLPQDSKLMILAPIVKEKKGSFADKIEALRQKGYVRAYINGVLTRLDEDIELSKTKKHTIKAVIDRVVLNEDNKTRIAQAIEKALVESFGEVEVEILGEKNRLLHYSEHLACFDCKVSFEALEPLSFSFNSPKGSCEDCGGLGSKYSIDIKKILDRSLPLNKGGIKVIFGFNRNYYAELFMGFCRANNIDANKSFSELDEQDQKSLLYGNSVEVEFMWKNSPLKRPWKGILQIAYDMFKDEKDLSDYMSEKPCSSCNAHRLKPQMLAVKVGNKGIGEVIDMPIEEVYNFFINEENFSYLSPQQQFIASSIFKEIRERLFFLYDVGLGYLSLGRDARTISGGESQRIRIASQIGSGLTGVMYVLDEPSIGLHERDTLKLIKTLRSLQQKGNSVIVVEHDRETIKHADYIVDIGPAAGKNGGEIVFCGSVESMLESKTQTAQYINREKEIRHQYFRKQEKFLKIKNVSINNISNLNVDIPLSNFVCVTGVSGSGKSSLVLQTLLPVAQELLNHTRKIKKCDGVEVEGLEFLDKVIYLDQTPIGRTPRSNPATYTGVMDDIRLLFSEVKEAKMLGYGVGRFSFNVKGGRCEKCQGEGEIKIEMHFLPDVMVKCDVCDGAKYNKQTLEIKYKGKSIADVLAMSVDEALEFFLKIPKIASKLKTLQEVGLGYITLGQNAVTLSGGEAQRIKLSKELSRKDTGKTLYVLDEPTTGLHFADVDRLTKVLHSLVELGNSVIVIEHNLDMIKNADYIIDIGPEGGQKGGRLVDCGSVEKVARDYKKTGSYTGEYLAKELQEMQKNKR; from the coding sequence ATGGCAATGTTTGATACTATAAGAATCTTTGGTGCTAAAGAGAATAATTTAAAAGATATTAATCTAGAGATCCCAAAAAATAAGCTTGTTGTTTTTACTGGGCTAAGTGGAAGTGGTAAAAGCACTCTAGCATTTGATACTTTATATGCAGAGGGTCAAAGACGCTATATAGAATCGCTCTCAAGTTATGCAAGGCAGTTTTTGGATAAAGTGGGTAAGCCAAATGTTGATAAGATTGAAGGACTTACACCTGCGATTGCAATTGACCAAAAAACAACATCTAAAAATCCAAGATCTACTGTTGGAACCATTACTGAAATTTATGACTATTTAAGGTTGTTGTATGCAAGAGTTGGGATTCAACATTGCCATTTGTGTGGAAAACCTATTTCTCAAATGAGCCAAACAGATATTATCAATGAAGTTTTGAAATTGCCTCAAGATTCTAAACTGATGATCTTAGCTCCTATTGTTAAAGAAAAAAAGGGAAGCTTTGCAGATAAAATTGAGGCTTTGAGACAGAAGGGATATGTAAGAGCCTATATCAATGGAGTTCTAACTAGGCTTGATGAGGATATTGAACTCTCAAAAACCAAAAAACATACAATTAAAGCTGTAATTGATCGTGTGGTCTTAAATGAGGATAATAAAACTCGTATTGCACAGGCAATTGAAAAGGCTTTAGTGGAATCTTTTGGAGAAGTAGAAGTTGAGATATTGGGTGAAAAAAATAGATTGTTGCACTATAGTGAGCACTTAGCTTGTTTTGATTGTAAGGTAAGCTTTGAGGCTCTTGAGCCTTTAAGCTTTTCTTTTAATTCCCCTAAGGGTTCTTGTGAGGATTGTGGAGGTTTGGGAAGTAAGTATAGTATTGATATTAAGAAGATTTTAGATAGATCTTTACCTTTGAATAAAGGGGGAATTAAGGTAATTTTTGGTTTTAATCGAAATTATTATGCAGAGCTTTTTATGGGGTTTTGTAGAGCAAATAATATTGATGCAAATAAAAGCTTTAGCGAGTTAGATGAGCAAGATCAAAAATCTCTTTTATATGGAAATAGTGTTGAGGTTGAATTTATGTGGAAAAATTCTCCGCTAAAAAGACCTTGGAAGGGAATTTTGCAAATTGCATATGATATGTTTAAAGATGAAAAAGATTTAAGTGATTATATGAGCGAGAAGCCTTGCTCTTCTTGTAATGCACATCGACTAAAGCCTCAAATGTTGGCTGTAAAGGTTGGAAATAAGGGCATAGGTGAAGTGATTGATATGCCAATTGAAGAGGTGTATAATTTTTTTATTAATGAGGAGAACTTTAGCTATTTAAGTCCTCAGCAACAATTTATTGCAAGCAGTATCTTTAAAGAGATTAGAGAAAGATTATTTTTTCTTTATGATGTGGGATTGGGATATTTGAGTTTGGGTAGAGATGCAAGAACTATTAGTGGGGGAGAGAGCCAAAGAATACGCATTGCCAGTCAAATAGGAAGCGGTCTGACAGGAGTAATGTATGTTTTAGATGAACCTAGTATTGGATTGCATGAGAGGGATACGCTAAAACTAATTAAAACACTACGAAGCTTGCAACAAAAGGGCAATAGTGTAATTGTGGTAGAGCATGATAGAGAAACTATAAAACATGCAGACTACATTGTGGATATTGGACCTGCTGCAGGTAAAAATGGTGGGGAAATTGTGTTTTGCGGTAGTGTGGAATCCATGCTAGAATCAAAGACACAAACTGCACAATATATCAATCGCGAAAAAGAAATCAGACATCAGTATTTTAGAAAGCAGGAAAAATTTTTAAAAATCAAAAATGTAAGCATTAATAACATTTCTAATCTTAATGTGGATATTCCATTATCAAATTTTGTTTGTGTGACAGGAGTAAGTGGTAGTGGTAAGAGCTCTTTGGTTTTGCAAACCCTATTGCCGGTTGCTCAAGAATTGCTAAATCATACAAGAAAAATTAAAAAATGTGATGGAGTGGAAGTTGAGGGATTGGAGTTTTTAGATAAGGTCATTTATTTGGATCAAACTCCAATTGGAAGAACTCCAAGAAGCAATCCTGCAACTTATACAGGTGTGATGGATGATATCAGGTTATTGTTTAGTGAAGTAAAAGAAGCAAAAATGCTGGGATATGGAGTAGGGCGCTTTAGTTTTAATGTAAAGGGTGGAAGATGTGAAAAATGCCAAGGGGAGGGCGAGATAAAAATTGAGATGCATTTTCTCCCAGATGTGATGGTAAAGTGTGATGTATGTGATGGGGCAAAGTATAATAAGCAAACTTTAGAAATTAAGTACAAGGGAAAATCTATTGCTGATGTTTTGGCAATGAGTGTAGATGAGGCATTGGAGTTTTTCTTAAAAATTCCAAAAATAGCTTCGAAACTGAAGACTTTGCAGGAAGTGGGGCTTGGTTATATTACCTTGGGACAAAATGCAGTTACACTTAGTGGCGGAGAAGCACAAAGAATTAAGCTTAGTAAAGAGCTTAGCCGTAAGGATACAGGAAAAACACTTTATGTTTTAGATGAGCCTACAACAGGTTTGCATTTTGCAGATGTGGATAGGCTTACTAAGGTGTTGCATTCTCTTGTGGAACTTGGTAACTCTGTTATTGTAATTGAGCATAATCTAGATATGATAAAAAATGCTGATTATATTATTGATATTGGACCAGAGGGTGGTCAAAAAGGTGGAAGACTTGTAGATTGTGGTAGTGTAGAAAAAGTGGCAAGAGACTACAAAAAAACAGGGAGTTATACAGGAGAGTATCTTGCTAAAGAACTCCAAGAAATGCAGAAGAATAAAAGATAA
- a CDS encoding outer membrane beta-barrel protein, which translates to MRKYHVVLFFLLCIFTTAVQARFFVGIEGGYLGSATYQDLSKDGTLFVVAKPSIIPSAFSDSLKGFNTSLSIGTESFFGDYFGIRLDFLAGYNQMTQHFDSIKAQFNLINTSLYFDFLVNFLKSSHVDLGFIGGIGMDVYYRLNYLKEINIDDFDMLPMSDFLSNFIQAYSLYTNSALTSRVLMNFAGRVGFTALIANHHRLEFVAKLPIASISSFPLIGGNMNLANVTFNVGYRFIF; encoded by the coding sequence ATGAGAAAATACCACGTCGTATTATTTTTTTTATTGTGTATTTTTACTACAGCAGTTCAAGCAAGATTCTTTGTGGGTATTGAGGGAGGTTATCTTGGTTCTGCAACCTATCAAGATCTAAGCAAGGATGGGACATTATTTGTAGTTGCTAAACCTAGCATTATTCCGAGTGCGTTTAGTGATTCTCTTAAGGGTTTTAACACTTCTTTAAGTATTGGTACAGAGAGCTTTTTTGGGGATTATTTTGGTATCAGGCTTGATTTTTTAGCAGGATACAATCAAATGACTCAACACTTTGATTCCATTAAAGCACAATTTAATCTCATAAACACTAGTTTGTATTTTGATTTTTTAGTAAATTTTTTGAAATCAAGCCATGTTGATCTTGGATTTATTGGAGGCATTGGTATGGATGTTTATTATCGTCTAAACTACCTTAAAGAAATAAATATAGACGACTTTGATATGCTTCCAATGTCTGATTTTTTATCCAATTTTATTCAAGCTTATTCTCTCTACACAAATAGTGCTTTAACCAGTAGAGTTTTGATGAATTTTGCCGGAAGGGTTGGTTTTACAGCGCTAATTGCAAATCATCACCGTTTGGAGTTTGTTGCTAAGTTACCCATTGCTTCTATCAGTAGTTTTCCACTTATTGGAGGAAATATGAATCTAGCAAATGTGACTTTCAATGTAGGATATAGGTTTATTTTCTAA
- a CDS encoding Bax inhibitor-1/YccA family protein, with amino-acid sequence MNLYDRQQQVGGYSQEIESQGGLISFVKTTYKFFAGSLLFATCGALWGLSNFEMVMQYKWVFFIIELVALLGLMFLKTTPTLNIFMLFVFTAFSGVTLVPLLGFVIATSGLSAIWQALGMTTIIFGIMSIYAIKTPRDLADMGKMLFISLIVVVVCSLLNAFLLKSSMFQILISGACTILFSLFVAYDTKNILKGLYSSPIEAAVALYLDFLNIFISILQLLGIFNSKND; translated from the coding sequence ATGAATTTATACGATAGACAACAACAAGTGGGTGGATATTCTCAAGAGATAGAAAGCCAAGGGGGGTTAATAAGTTTTGTAAAGACTACTTATAAATTTTTTGCAGGAAGTTTGCTTTTTGCAACATGTGGCGCACTATGGGGCCTTTCAAATTTTGAGATGGTAATGCAATATAAGTGGGTGTTTTTCATCATTGAATTAGTGGCATTGCTTGGTTTAATGTTTCTAAAGACTACCCCAACGCTAAATATTTTTATGTTGTTTGTTTTTACAGCTTTTAGTGGAGTGACGCTAGTTCCACTTTTAGGGTTTGTAATTGCTACAAGTGGATTGAGCGCAATTTGGCAAGCTTTAGGAATGACTACAATTATTTTTGGAATTATGAGCATTTATGCAATTAAGACTCCAAGAGATCTTGCAGATATGGGTAAGATGCTATTTATTTCACTCATTGTGGTTGTAGTTTGCTCTTTATTGAATGCTTTTCTCTTAAAGTCTTCAATGTTTCAGATTCTAATCTCTGGGGCTTGTACAATTTTATTTAGCTTATTTGTAGCCTATGACACAAAAAATATATTAAAGGGTTTATATAGCAGTCCTATTGAAGCAGCAGTTGCGCTTTATCTTGACTTCTTGAATATTTTTATTAGTATTCTACAACTCTTAGGAATTTTCAATAGTAAGAATGATTAA